The Chryseobacterium oryzae genome contains the following window.
TTATTTCCCACTAGATCATAATTACCTTCTTGAGTATAAAACTTTACTGCGAAACCCCGAACGTCTCTGGGAACATCGGTAGAGCCTTTACTTCCTGCAACTGTTGAAAAACGTGCAAAAACTGGTGTCTTAATTGAAGTCTCATTTAAAAATTTGGCTTTTGTATATTTTGCCATTGGCTTATACAATTCAAAAATACCGTGTGCGCCAGAACCTCTCGCGTGTACGACTCTCTCTGGAATTCTCTCATGATCGAAGTGAGTAATTTTTTCTCTAAGTATAAAATCTTCAAGAAGGGTAGCACCTCGTTCTCCCGTTTTTAGTGAATTTTGATCATCATTAATTTTTAAACCTTGATCGGTGGTCAGAAATTCTCCTTGATTGTCCGTAGTAAACTTTCTTAGCTGTTCTTTTTTAGGATTTGCTCCATTTTCAAATGGTTCTTGTTCATTTATTTTCATGTTGTTAATTTTTTGAATTACTTAAATTAAACGGCATTTAAATCTTTAGACTGGAAATTTTCAGAATTCGCTTGAGAATTTAAATTAGTATCTGCTATCGTACTTAGTAGGCAATCAGATTTTTTTTCTTCTCCTAATGTTCTCAATAGTAGATCAAGTGCAGTTCTTTCATTTAGAGTTTTAGCAAAAGCTGCTAAGGTTCCATAAGTGGCAATTTCGTAATGTTCGATTTTTTGAGATGCTGCAATTATACCCGCATCTCTCACTGGTCCTGCTTCAGTTTCTTGAACAATTTCGTCTCCTTCTTTGAGTAGTCCTTCCATGGCTAGACATTTTTTTCCTTCAGCTTTTTCTCCCAAAGATTTAAAGGCATCATCCAGTCTTGTTACTTGAACCTTTGTTTGATCCAAATGATTTTTAATGGCGGTCTTCAACTTTTGATCTGTAGCATTTTCAAACATTTTTGGTAGCGCTTTGACTAACGCGTTTTCTGCCCAATAAATATCTTTCAGTCCGTCGATGAAAAGCTCTCGTAAACTTTTTGCTTTGTCGCTACTCTCCTTTTGGTTAGTAGTCTTTTTTTTGTCAGTTCCCATAATATTGAATTTTATTGATTTGTTGTATTTTCGTTTTTAAGACATTTATAAAGATACTTCTCGTCAAGAATGTTTTGAACCCAAAGCTCCCAGTGAATTTTACTCAAACCAAAAACTCCGCCCTTGGCTACAAAAAAGTTTCTGATTTTATCTATAACTGGTAAATTTCTGTAATTAACAATTTCATTTCGTCCGTGGACTTCCGCAACAATTTCTAAATTGTGCTTTTTAATATTAAAGTAGTTTTTTGCTTTGTTTTGAAAGAAATGCGCTGTAGTTTGAATTCCTGGTGGGTGCGTAG
Protein-coding sequences here:
- a CDS encoding YciE/YciF ferroxidase family protein — encoded protein: MGTDKKKTTNQKESSDKAKSLRELFIDGLKDIYWAENALVKALPKMFENATDQKLKTAIKNHLDQTKVQVTRLDDAFKSLGEKAEGKKCLAMEGLLKEGDEIVQETEAGPVRDAGIIAASQKIEHYEIATYGTLAAFAKTLNERTALDLLLRTLGEEKKSDCLLSTIADTNLNSQANSENFQSKDLNAV